A genomic region of Acidimicrobiia bacterium contains the following coding sequences:
- a CDS encoding nitroreductase family protein — protein sequence MNLVDALRTTGAIREFRPEPVPDDVLFRVLDNARFAPSGGNRQGWRVVVLRDGAIRRAVRDLYLDGWYDYLAMRSRGLTPWAPVTDTAAEQAALADAPAIRDAASSGPGGFAEHLDEVPVLLALLADLRALAAVDRGFDRYTFAGGASVYPFAWSVLLAAREEGLRGVMTTMPIRREPEMKQLLRVPDELAIAAVLALGYPVAEPKRLARAPVAEFTTVDTFDGARFAG from the coding sequence GTGAACCTGGTCGACGCGCTGCGGACGACGGGCGCGATCCGCGAGTTTCGCCCCGAGCCGGTCCCCGACGACGTGCTCTTCCGCGTCCTCGACAACGCGCGGTTCGCGCCGAGCGGTGGGAACCGGCAGGGCTGGCGCGTGGTCGTGCTGCGTGACGGCGCGATCCGGCGTGCGGTGCGCGACCTGTACCTCGACGGTTGGTACGACTACCTCGCGATGCGCTCGCGCGGCCTGACACCGTGGGCGCCCGTCACCGACACCGCCGCCGAGCAGGCCGCGCTCGCGGATGCGCCCGCGATCCGCGACGCCGCGTCGAGCGGGCCGGGCGGGTTCGCCGAGCATCTCGACGAGGTTCCCGTCCTGCTCGCGCTCCTGGCCGACCTGCGCGCGCTCGCAGCGGTCGACCGCGGCTTCGACAGGTACACGTTCGCGGGCGGCGCGTCGGTCTACCCGTTCGCGTGGAGCGTGCTCCTCGCGGCGCGCGAGGAAGGGCTCCGCGGCGTGATGACGACGATGCCGATCCGTCGTGAGCCCGAGATGAAGCAGCTCCTGCGCGTGCCCGACGAGCTCGCGATCGCCGCGGTGCTCGCGCTCGGGTACCCGGTCGCCGAGCCGAAGCGGCTGGCGCGCGCGCCCGTCGCCGAGTTCACCACCGTCGACACGTTCGACGGTGCACGCTTCGCCGGCTGA
- a CDS encoding nitroreductase/quinone reductase family protein, producing MSDSEQTRPEGQANEAFVEPSRDEIPGISRQHVAAMESSDADEIWVLAGMHHVVLRTIGRKSGNEHKVALPFWMDPEGNRVVVASFSGAPKHPAWYLNLTDREKNPEVLVRVQGGAFWADAQVLEGEDYERTWAGLTADRAYYNDYQTRTDRRIPLVRLVELRPA from the coding sequence ATGTCCGACAGCGAGCAGACACGCCCGGAGGGCCAGGCCAACGAGGCGTTCGTCGAGCCGTCGCGCGACGAGATCCCCGGCATCAGCCGGCAGCACGTCGCCGCGATGGAGTCGTCCGACGCCGACGAGATCTGGGTCCTCGCGGGCATGCACCACGTCGTGCTCCGGACGATCGGGCGCAAGAGCGGCAACGAGCACAAGGTCGCGCTCCCGTTCTGGATGGACCCGGAGGGCAACCGTGTGGTGGTCGCCTCGTTCTCCGGCGCGCCGAAGCACCCCGCGTGGTACCTCAACCTGACGGACCGCGAGAAGAACCCCGAGGTCCTCGTGCGCGTGCAGGGCGGCGCGTTCTGGGCCGACGCGCAGGTGCTCGAGGGCGAGGACTACGAGCGGACGTGGGCCGGGCTGACCGCCGACCGCGCGTACTACAACGACTACCAGACGCGCACCGACCGCCGGATCCCGCTCGTGCGTCTCGTCGAGCTGCGTCCCGCGTGA
- a CDS encoding aldolase/citrate lyase family protein, which produces MTGDAAKTRARPLRSVLFVAGDRRDGIEHALASGADSIVIDLEEPRTPFPERARDAARAVVREVLDGLPPAGTRTPLVFARVQPPPTGQTLKDLRAVMGRSLTGVLVPKVHGPADVHGIDALLTCTEADLGLVPGSTAVYPILETADAIRNAYDIAVASPRVAYMGGAVSRFGDIHQALGYRWTAEGRETLFLRSKVLVDARAAGIRYPISGMWGGARDDLDGLRAWAEQLRDLGYYGMMLGDPMHVPLVHEVFTPSREDVAYWQDLDRLAREAERDGTTVTYGDPNQGEGHVVHIAHVGSARVNLEWARALGIEETKQ; this is translated from the coding sequence GTGACCGGTGACGCCGCCAAGACGCGGGCCCGGCCGCTGCGCTCGGTGCTGTTCGTAGCCGGCGACCGGCGCGACGGCATCGAGCACGCGCTCGCGTCGGGCGCCGACTCGATCGTGATCGACCTCGAGGAGCCGCGCACGCCGTTCCCCGAGCGTGCGCGTGATGCGGCCCGCGCGGTCGTACGGGAGGTCCTCGACGGGCTGCCTCCCGCCGGCACGCGGACGCCGCTCGTGTTCGCGCGCGTGCAACCGCCGCCGACCGGACAGACGTTGAAGGACCTCCGTGCCGTCATGGGCCGGTCGCTCACCGGGGTGCTCGTGCCGAAGGTCCACGGTCCCGCCGACGTGCACGGGATCGATGCGCTGCTGACGTGCACGGAGGCGGATCTCGGTCTCGTCCCGGGGTCGACCGCGGTGTACCCGATCCTGGAGACTGCCGACGCGATCCGCAACGCGTACGACATCGCGGTCGCGTCGCCGCGCGTCGCGTACATGGGCGGCGCGGTCTCGCGCTTCGGCGACATCCACCAGGCGCTCGGCTACCGGTGGACGGCCGAGGGTCGCGAGACGCTGTTCCTGCGGTCGAAGGTGCTCGTCGATGCGCGCGCGGCCGGGATCCGCTACCCGATCAGCGGCATGTGGGGCGGTGCGCGCGACGACCTCGACGGCCTCCGCGCGTGGGCGGAGCAGCTCCGTGATCTCGGCTACTACGGGATGATGCTCGGCGACCCGATGCACGTCCCGCTCGTGCACGAGGTGTTCACGCCGTCGCGCGAGGACGTCGCGTACTGGCAGGACCTCGACCGTCTCGCGCGCGAAGCCGAGCGCGACGGGACGACGGTGACGTACGGCGACCCGAACCAGGGCGAGGGGCACGTCGTGCACATCGCGCACGTCGGATCCGCGCGCGTGAACCTCGAGTGGGCGCGCGCGTTGGGGATCGAGGAGACGAAGCAGTGA
- a CDS encoding metallophosphoesterase family protein, which yields MARDIGVGEGTTGDGGTRVRQGSSPARSRRALGVVVATTTFVALLGLAAAPASAAGPRLLRTPYLTDASASSMLVNFATDTQSPAPVVTYGTARGSCGTSTVTATGKSITVGTATAYQWGARINGLTPDTAYCYRVLQGTTDLLAGAAPTFRTAAGAGSAFSFAVIGDWGAGTPDEAKVFTQIAASNPNFVVTVGDNAYNDGSQTDYGDVDGGNVFTPDYWGKIGATTPGFPAFGNHGFTNGNVHLDDWPVDSVVASSGGRFGPMTYCCLTQMAGSRTYSDGWYAFDWGSARFYVLQAAWADGTGGYQSDFEGHWSNGMPGCGPCGAEMQWLQQDLAAHADTPIKFAFFHYPLYSDSSHETSDQFLEGQNGLEGVLARAGVNIVFNGHAHFYERNKPMIPGSPMVSYVTGGGGATPEPLDMCSSYDAFGIGSGGRTCPSGNTTSASVFHFLKVDVDSTGITVTPIDENGTRFDVQHYAVNGSPPPTTTSTTSSTSTSTTTTTAPPAGGALSGWTLDGWGGLHAFGTSASAVTITNAPYWPGWDIARGVAFSGRGWGVVADGWGGLHTFLAGAGSAPVITSNAYWRAWDIVRGVALMPDGSGGFVLDGWGGLHPFSIGSGKAPTATGVPYWPGWDIARGITIDPSGRFGYVIDGWGGLHPFRIGSSTVDPPQVTGAPYWPGWDIARGVALAPDGTSGATVDGWGGLHAFAVGSGAPPAAPSAPYWPGWDIARGVALR from the coding sequence GTGGCGCGCGACATCGGGGTCGGCGAGGGCACGACCGGGGACGGGGGCACGAGGGTGAGGCAGGGATCGAGCCCGGCGCGCAGCCGGCGGGCGCTGGGTGTGGTCGTCGCGACGACGACGTTCGTCGCGCTCCTGGGCCTGGCCGCCGCCCCGGCGTCCGCTGCCGGGCCGCGCCTGCTGCGCACGCCGTACCTGACGGACGCGTCTGCGTCGTCGATGCTCGTCAACTTCGCGACGGACACGCAGTCGCCCGCGCCGGTCGTGACGTACGGGACCGCGCGCGGGTCGTGCGGCACGTCCACGGTGACGGCCACCGGCAAGAGCATCACGGTCGGCACGGCGACCGCGTACCAGTGGGGGGCGCGCATCAACGGGCTGACCCCGGACACCGCGTACTGCTACCGCGTGCTGCAAGGGACGACCGACCTTCTCGCCGGTGCGGCACCGACGTTCCGCACCGCGGCGGGTGCAGGCTCGGCGTTCTCGTTCGCGGTGATCGGCGACTGGGGTGCCGGCACGCCCGACGAGGCGAAGGTGTTCACGCAGATCGCGGCGAGCAATCCGAACTTCGTCGTGACGGTCGGCGACAACGCGTACAACGACGGCTCGCAGACCGACTACGGCGACGTCGACGGCGGCAACGTCTTCACGCCCGACTACTGGGGCAAGATCGGCGCGACGACCCCGGGCTTCCCCGCGTTCGGGAACCACGGCTTCACGAACGGCAACGTGCACCTCGACGACTGGCCCGTCGACTCCGTGGTCGCGTCGTCGGGTGGCCGGTTCGGGCCGATGACGTACTGCTGCCTCACGCAGATGGCCGGGTCGAGGACGTACTCGGACGGTTGGTACGCGTTCGACTGGGGCAGCGCGCGCTTCTACGTGCTGCAGGCGGCGTGGGCCGACGGCACCGGTGGCTACCAGAGCGACTTCGAGGGCCACTGGTCGAACGGGATGCCCGGCTGCGGACCGTGCGGCGCGGAGATGCAGTGGCTGCAGCAGGACCTCGCGGCGCACGCCGACACGCCGATCAAGTTCGCGTTCTTCCACTACCCGCTCTACAGCGACAGCAGCCACGAGACGAGCGACCAGTTCCTCGAGGGGCAGAACGGTCTCGAGGGCGTGCTCGCGCGCGCGGGCGTGAACATCGTGTTCAACGGGCACGCGCACTTCTACGAGCGCAACAAGCCGATGATCCCCGGTTCGCCGATGGTCAGCTACGTCACGGGCGGCGGTGGCGCCACGCCCGAGCCGCTCGACATGTGCAGCTCGTACGACGCGTTCGGCATCGGCAGCGGTGGCCGCACGTGCCCCTCCGGCAACACCACCTCGGCGTCCGTGTTCCACTTCCTCAAGGTCGACGTCGACAGCACGGGGATCACGGTCACGCCGATCGACGAGAACGGCACGCGCTTCGACGTGCAGCACTACGCCGTCAACGGCTCGCCGCCCCCGACGACGACCTCGACCACGAGCAGCACGTCGACCAGCACGACGACCACGACCGCGCCTCCGGCCGGCGGCGCCTTGAGCGGCTGGACGCTCGACGGCTGGGGTGGCCTGCACGCCTTCGGGACGTCGGCCTCGGCCGTCACGATCACGAACGCGCCGTACTGGCCGGGGTGGGACATCGCGCGCGGCGTCGCGTTCTCGGGCCGCGGGTGGGGTGTCGTCGCCGACGGCTGGGGCGGCCTGCACACGTTCCTCGCCGGCGCCGGCAGCGCGCCCGTCATCACGTCGAACGCGTACTGGCGCGCGTGGGACATCGTCCGCGGCGTCGCGTTGATGCCCGACGGCTCCGGCGGCTTCGTGCTCGACGGCTGGGGTGGGCTGCACCCGTTCTCGATCGGTTCGGGGAAGGCGCCGACCGCGACCGGCGTGCCGTACTGGCCCGGGTGGGACATCGCGCGGGGCATCACGATCGACCCCTCCGGGAGGTTCGGCTACGTGATCGACGGGTGGGGTGGTCTCCACCCGTTCCGGATCGGGTCGTCGACGGTCGACCCGCCGCAGGTGACGGGCGCGCCGTACTGGCCGGGGTGGGACATCGCGCGCGGCGTCGCGCTCGCGCCCGACGGCACGAGCGGTGCGACCGTCGACGGCTGGGGCGGGCTCCACGCGTTCGCGGTCGGCTCGGGTGCACCGCCCGCGGCGCCGAGCGCGCCGTACTGGCCGGGGTGGGACATCGCGCGCGGCGTCGCGCTCCGCTGA
- a CDS encoding tyrosine-protein phosphatase — protein sequence MTTLGPRRIALDGPANFRDLGGYPTVDGRTVRSGRVFRSDSLSHLSDADVARLVDGLGLVTVVDLRAANEVATYGPAPLAGRGVAVHHLPIVDETRRRPGDGEPDPVSRPMAELYGMMLERFADRFVGVLRVVADPVNQPVVFHCAAGKDRTGLVAALLLGVLGVDDDVIALDYATTAEHLDELLARQRSRGAAGNEAGNVDPALLTAEAHVMRDVLAGITTAHGSVTAYVTRHGLDARELASLRARLLA from the coding sequence ATGACGACCCTCGGACCGCGACGCATCGCGCTCGACGGGCCCGCGAACTTCCGCGATCTCGGCGGCTATCCGACGGTCGACGGGCGCACCGTGCGCTCGGGACGCGTCTTCCGCAGCGACTCGCTCTCGCACCTGAGCGATGCCGACGTCGCGCGCCTGGTCGACGGGCTCGGTCTCGTCACCGTGGTGGACCTGCGCGCCGCGAACGAGGTCGCGACGTACGGCCCCGCACCGCTCGCCGGTCGCGGCGTCGCCGTGCACCACCTGCCGATCGTGGACGAGACGCGTCGCCGGCCGGGCGACGGCGAGCCCGACCCCGTGTCGCGCCCGATGGCGGAGCTCTACGGGATGATGCTCGAGCGCTTCGCGGATCGGTTCGTCGGGGTTCTGCGGGTCGTCGCCGACCCGGTCAACCAGCCCGTCGTCTTCCACTGCGCGGCCGGCAAGGACCGTACCGGCCTCGTCGCGGCGCTCCTCCTCGGCGTGCTCGGCGTCGACGACGACGTGATCGCGCTCGACTACGCGACGACCGCCGAGCACCTCGACGAGCTGCTGGCGCGTCAACGGTCCCGAGGCGCGGCGGGCAACGAGGCGGGGAACGTCGACCCCGCGCTGCTCACCGCGGAGGCCCACGTGATGCGCGACGTGCTCGCGGGGATCACCACCGCGCACGGCTCCGTCACCGCGTACGTGACCCGGCACGGGCTCGACGCGCGCGAGCTCGCGTCGCTGCGCGCGAGGTTGCTGGCCTGA
- a CDS encoding PaaI family thioesterase — MADHEPDALLALMPFAQTCGVRLLTTTPGEVRGELDWAAERCTTAGVLHGGALMTLADSLGAVCAFLNLPAGATTSTIESKTNFFRAVRDGTVSGTAKPVHVGRTTIVVQTELRDGQGRLVALVTQTQAVLQ, encoded by the coding sequence ATGGCCGACCACGAACCGGACGCGCTGCTTGCCCTGATGCCGTTCGCCCAGACGTGCGGCGTGCGCCTCCTGACCACCACACCGGGCGAGGTCAGGGGCGAATTGGACTGGGCCGCCGAGCGCTGCACGACGGCGGGCGTGCTCCACGGCGGCGCGTTGATGACACTCGCCGACAGCCTCGGCGCCGTGTGCGCGTTCCTGAACCTGCCCGCCGGCGCGACGACGTCGACCATCGAGTCGAAGACGAACTTCTTCCGCGCGGTGCGCGACGGGACGGTCTCCGGCACGGCGAAGCCCGTGCACGTCGGGCGAACGACCATCGTCGTGCAGACGGAGCTCCGCGACGGGCAGGGCCGGCTCGTCGCGCTCGTCACCCAGACGCAGGCCGTCTTGCAGTAA
- a CDS encoding SDR family oxidoreductase, whose amino-acid sequence MTRRVAFVTGASRGIGKACAVWLAKAGFDVAVTARTVREGEAREHSSTVAKSDTRPLPGSLDSTAALVRGEGRDALALPADLLDRASLGAAVATVLERWGRVDVLVNNGRYIGPGHMDRFLDTPIELLDKHLEANVMAPLVLARLVLPQMVERGSGLVADVTSSVAWIDPPAAAGEGGWGLGYAMSKAAIHRFAGVLHRELAGTGVVAVNVDPGFVATERMAIDMGEYGFDASAAAPPDAVGAAVAWLATAPEAAALDGQTVRAQELTWEHGLLPGWTGPVPNPA is encoded by the coding sequence GTGACGAGACGCGTCGCGTTCGTGACCGGCGCGAGCCGCGGGATCGGCAAGGCGTGCGCGGTCTGGCTCGCCAAGGCTGGGTTCGACGTCGCGGTCACGGCGCGCACGGTCCGTGAGGGTGAGGCACGCGAGCACTCGTCGACCGTGGCCAAGAGCGACACGCGCCCACTGCCCGGCAGCCTCGACTCGACGGCGGCGCTCGTGCGCGGCGAGGGACGTGACGCGCTGGCGCTGCCCGCGGACCTCCTCGACCGGGCGTCGCTCGGCGCCGCCGTCGCGACCGTGCTCGAGCGGTGGGGTCGCGTCGACGTCCTCGTCAACAACGGGCGCTACATCGGGCCGGGCCACATGGACCGGTTCCTCGACACGCCGATCGAGCTCCTCGACAAGCACCTCGAGGCGAACGTCATGGCGCCCCTCGTGCTCGCGCGGCTCGTCCTCCCCCAGATGGTGGAGCGCGGGAGCGGGCTGGTCGCCGACGTCACGTCGAGCGTCGCGTGGATCGACCCGCCCGCGGCGGCGGGCGAGGGCGGTTGGGGGCTCGGGTACGCGATGTCGAAGGCCGCGATCCACCGCTTCGCCGGTGTGCTGCACCGCGAGCTCGCGGGCACCGGCGTCGTCGCGGTCAACGTCGACCCCGGGTTCGTCGCGACCGAGCGCATGGCGATCGACATGGGGGAGTACGGCTTCGACGCGAGCGCGGCCGCGCCACCCGATGCTGTGGGCGCCGCGGTCGCCTGGCTCGCGACCGCACCCGAGGCCGCGGCGCTCGACGGTCAGACGGTGCGCGCGCAGGAGCTCACGTGGGAGCACGGTCTGCTCCCCGGCTGGACCGGTCCCGTGCCGAACCCTGCGTAG
- a CDS encoding metallophosphoesterase produces the protein MSSRRILVSSALLGALALVLSGCLSPWSPPPAPDPATFSSHLTRAPYLTDAVGLHVLVNWGTDQSGTVGSVKWGPFDTGSGTCTLSNTQTATKQTVVVAAATSYQWKAPLTLPNVGPFCYRVYLGSTDLLGTAPSLQFEANVQPGSTESFSFDVMGDWGQVDANGNNPDQANLLSQVRTSGARFVATVGDNGYPNGNQQNYGDLHQTGADTSAIYGPTFWTVPGTSIPIFPTAGNHGLTTNAGAHTDLVNWPQDVAVASSNGRYTGDTYCCINGTTSVNYTSAWYAFDAGNVRFYMLDSAWGDTNPGTASPYANDAAAHFAPGTPEYQWLLSDLQAHPTGLKVAFSHYPVYSDNNTQPSDTFLQGPSNLEGLLTQYGVNLWFNGHAHVYERNVPSAPGAPVTYVTGGGGGTLEPMGTCHAYDAYAIGWSYSSSKGSKCGSAVAPTSTSQVFHFLKVTVNGTSITVTPTDSLGRTFDVQTYDFSSTAPNTVIDAAPALQTNATSASFTFHATATPATFTCKLDGGAATACTSPVSYSGLAQGTHTFTVAASNSGGTDPTPATYTWTVDTTAPSAPSAVTASAASPTSVNVSWSASTDNVGVTAYDVARNGTIVGSVGGTSTSFTDTTASPSTTYTYSVRARDGASNASGFTAAAPVTTPSSVVPIFSDGFESGNLSAWTSSSGLTVEGTTVHSGTKAAEGNTTNGATYAKKTLSSTYTDAYARIYFDIPSSSSQVNLLRFRDASGNSLGYLFVSTSGTLGLRNDVAATTTTSTTAVSPGWHALELHMRVNGTSSTIDAWLDDVHVDSLSSTTANLGTAAVGQLQIGEVQTGRTYDVVFDDVAFATQHIGL, from the coding sequence ATGTCCAGTCGGCGGATCCTCGTCTCGAGCGCGCTGCTCGGCGCGCTCGCGCTCGTCCTGTCGGGGTGCCTCTCCCCGTGGTCACCCCCGCCGGCGCCGGACCCGGCCACGTTCAGCAGTCACCTGACGCGCGCGCCGTACCTCACCGACGCCGTCGGGCTGCACGTGCTCGTCAACTGGGGCACCGACCAGTCCGGCACGGTCGGCTCGGTGAAGTGGGGCCCGTTCGACACCGGCAGCGGGACCTGCACGCTGTCGAACACCCAGACCGCGACGAAGCAGACCGTCGTCGTCGCGGCCGCGACCTCGTACCAGTGGAAGGCGCCGCTGACGCTGCCGAACGTCGGACCCTTCTGCTACCGCGTGTACCTCGGCTCGACCGACCTGCTCGGCACGGCGCCGTCGCTGCAGTTCGAGGCCAACGTGCAACCCGGCTCGACCGAGTCGTTCTCGTTCGACGTGATGGGCGACTGGGGCCAGGTCGACGCGAACGGCAACAACCCCGATCAGGCGAACCTGCTGTCGCAGGTGCGCACGAGCGGCGCGCGGTTCGTCGCCACGGTCGGCGACAACGGGTACCCGAACGGCAACCAGCAGAACTACGGGGACCTCCACCAGACCGGTGCCGACACGAGCGCGATCTACGGCCCGACGTTCTGGACCGTCCCCGGCACGTCGATCCCGATCTTCCCGACGGCCGGCAACCACGGCCTCACGACGAACGCGGGCGCGCACACCGACCTCGTCAACTGGCCGCAGGACGTCGCGGTCGCGTCGTCGAACGGTCGCTACACCGGCGACACGTACTGCTGCATCAACGGCACGACGTCGGTGAACTACACGAGCGCGTGGTACGCGTTCGACGCGGGGAACGTCCGCTTCTACATGCTCGACTCCGCGTGGGGTGACACGAACCCCGGGACCGCGTCGCCGTACGCGAACGACGCGGCAGCGCACTTCGCCCCCGGGACACCGGAGTACCAGTGGCTGCTGAGCGACCTGCAGGCGCACCCGACCGGGCTGAAGGTCGCCTTCTCGCACTACCCGGTGTACTCCGACAACAACACCCAGCCCTCGGACACGTTCCTGCAGGGACCGAGCAACCTCGAGGGGCTGCTCACCCAATACGGCGTGAACCTCTGGTTCAACGGTCACGCGCACGTCTACGAGCGCAACGTCCCGAGCGCGCCCGGCGCCCCCGTCACGTACGTGACCGGCGGCGGAGGCGGCACGCTCGAGCCGATGGGGACGTGCCACGCCTACGACGCGTACGCGATCGGCTGGTCGTACTCGTCGAGCAAGGGCTCGAAGTGCGGGTCGGCCGTCGCCCCGACGTCGACCAGCCAGGTGTTCCACTTCCTGAAGGTGACGGTGAACGGCACGTCGATCACGGTCACGCCGACGGACTCGCTCGGCCGGACGTTCGACGTGCAGACCTACGACTTCTCCAGCACCGCGCCGAACACGGTGATCGACGCCGCGCCCGCGTTGCAGACGAACGCGACGAGCGCGTCGTTCACGTTCCACGCGACCGCGACGCCGGCGACGTTCACGTGCAAGCTCGACGGAGGCGCCGCGACCGCGTGCACGAGCCCGGTCAGCTACTCAGGCCTCGCCCAGGGGACGCACACGTTCACGGTCGCGGCGTCGAACAGCGGCGGTACGGACCCGACGCCCGCGACGTACACGTGGACCGTCGACACGACCGCGCCGTCCGCACCGTCGGCCGTGACCGCGAGCGCGGCGTCGCCGACGTCCGTGAACGTCTCCTGGTCCGCCTCCACCGACAACGTGGGCGTGACCGCGTACGACGTGGCGCGCAACGGGACGATCGTCGGGTCGGTCGGCGGCACGTCGACGTCGTTCACCGACACGACCGCCTCACCGTCCACGACCTACACCTACTCGGTGCGGGCGCGTGACGGGGCCAGCAACGCGTCGGGGTTCACCGCCGCAGCGCCGGTGACGACGCCGAGCTCCGTGGTCCCGATCTTCAGTGACGGGTTCGAGTCGGGGAACCTCTCGGCGTGGACGTCGTCGTCCGGCCTGACCGTCGAGGGCACGACCGTCCACTCGGGGACGAAGGCGGCCGAGGGCAACACGACGAACGGTGCGACGTACGCGAAGAAGACGCTGTCGTCGACCTACACGGACGCGTACGCGCGCATCTACTTCGACATCCCGAGCTCGTCGAGCCAGGTGAACCTGCTGCGGTTCCGTGACGCATCGGGCAACTCGCTCGGATACCTGTTCGTCAGCACGTCCGGGACTCTGGGTCTGCGCAACGACGTCGCGGCCACCACGACGACGAGCACGACCGCCGTGTCACCGGGCTGGCACGCACTCGAGCTGCACATGCGCGTGAACGGCACGTCGAGCACGATCGACGCGTGGCTCGACGACGTCCACGTCGACTCGCTGTCGTCGACGACGGCGAACCTCGGCACAGCCGCGGTCGGGCAACTGCAGATCGGCGAGGTGCAGACGGGCCGCACGTACGACGTCGTGTTCGACGACGTCGCGTTCGCGACCCAGCACATCGGGCTGTAG